Proteins encoded by one window of Arachis ipaensis cultivar K30076 chromosome B04, Araip1.1, whole genome shotgun sequence:
- the LOC107635274 gene encoding cationic amino acid transporter 9, chloroplastic, whose amino-acid sequence MGTGGGAPSSSSASSGWSGFWSSALRSKRLVSPAEKAAAESNGRGLSRRLGVLDLVLLGIGASIGAGIFVVTGTVARDAGPGVTISFILAGASCVVNALCYAELASRFPAVVGGAYLYTYTAFNEITAFLVFAQLMLDYHIGAASIARSLASYVVSILELFPVLKDNIPDWIGHGQDIGEVLSINVLAPILLILLTLILCWGVGESSAVNAFMTVTKIVIVIVVVLVGAFEVDVSNWSPFAPNGIKSIFTGATVVFFAYVGFDAVANSAEESKRPQRDLPIGIIGSLLVCIALYIGVCLVITGMVPYMYLGEDAPLAEAFTSKGLKFVSVLISVGAIAGLTTTLLVGLYVQSRLYLGLGRDGLLPSIFARVNSKRHTPIHSQVWVGCVASVLAGLLNVTMLSHILSVGTLTGYSVVSACVVVLRWKDRTNSQLSTSAKQEGVICLVAIAACGFATGLLFRYDASPIFMILAILVAVGASAALLIRQAYSDAPGFSCPGVPLLPCLCIFFNIFLFAQLHHEAWVRFVVLSLVMVGVYAIYGQYHADPNAADTIMYHRAPEDEAQ is encoded by the exons ATGGGAACTGGTGGTGGCGCACCTTCCTCCTCCTCCGCCTCTTCCGGCTGGTCCGGTTTCTGGTCGTCGGCGCTCCGATCAAAGCGCCTCGTCTCTCCGGCGGAGAAGGCGGCCGCTGAAAGCAACGGCCGGGGTCTCTCCCGCCGCCTTGGAGTCCTCGACCTAGTCCTCCTCGGGATCGGTGCTTCCATCGGCGCCGGTATCTTCGTCGTCACCGGCACCGTCGCCCGTGACGCTGGACCCG GAGTAACAATCAGTTTTATACTTGCCGGAGCATCATGTGTTGTAAATGCACTCTGTTATGCCGAGCTAGCTTCTCGTTTCCCTGCTGTTGTCGGAGGAGCGTATCTATACACATACACGGCTTTTAATGAGATCACTGCTTTCCTTGTTTTTGCACAATTAATGCTTGACTATCATATTGGAGCAGCTAGCATAGCAAGAAGCCTGGCAAGCTATGTGGTGTCAATTCTAGAGCTCTTCCCTGTGTTGAAAGATAACATTCCAGACTGGATTGGACATGGTCAGGACATTGGGGAAGTTCTGTCCATCAATGTCTTGGCTCCAATTCTCCTAATTCTTCTCACTCTGATTCTTTGCTGGGGTGTTGGAGAATCATCGGCTGTGAATGCATTCATGACAGTGACCAAG ATAGTCATTGTTATAGTTGTCGTTCTTGTTGGAGCTTTTGAGGTTGATGTTTCCAACTGGTCTCCCTTTGCTCCGAATGGCATAAAAAGCATATTTACTGGAGCTACTGTAGTCTTCTTTGCTTATGTTGGATTTGATGCAGTTGCCAATTCTGCCGAAGAATCTAAGAGACCGCAG CGGGATTTGCCAATAGGCATAATTGGAAGCCTCTTAGTTTGTATTGCATTGTATATTGGAGTATGCTTAGTTATTACGGGGATGGTCCCATACATGTATCTTGGAGAAGATGCTCCTTTGGCTGAAGCTTTTACATCTAAAGGATTAAAATTTGTCTCTGTTCTGATTAGTGTTGGTGCCATTGCTGGACTTACAACAACACTCCTTGTTGGTCTCTACGTTCAG TCTCGGTTGTATCTCGGGCTTGGCAGGGATGGTTTACTACCCTCGATATTTGCCAGAGTTAACTCCAAACGGCACACTCCTATTCATTCACAGGTCTGGGTTGGATGTGTTGCCAGTGTTTTGGCTGGACTATTGAACGTAACAATGCTTTCACACATTCTCTCTGTTGGTACACTG ACTGGCTATTCAGTTGTCTCGGCATGTGTTGTAGTACTTCGCTGGAAAGATAGGACAAATAGTCAATTATCAACTTCAGCTAAGCAGGAGGGTGTAATTTGCCTCGTTGCTATTGCCGCTTGTGGATTTGCTACTGGGCTCTTATTCCGTTATGATGCCTCACCTATTTTTATGATTCTAGCTATACTTGTTGCAGTAGGTGCTTCTGCTGCTCTTCTTATCCGCCAG GCTTATTCAGATGCGCCAGGATTTTCTTGCCCTGGAGTTCCCCTTCTGCCATGCCTTTGCATCTTTTTTAATATATTCTTATTTGCTCAG TTACATCATGAAGCGTGGGTGAGATTTGTGGTTCTAAGTCTTGTCATGGTTGGTGTTTATGCCATCTATGGCCAGTATCATGCTGATCCCAATGCAGCAGATACCATCATGTATCACCGGGCACCAGAGGATGAAGCTCAATGA
- the LOC107637244 gene encoding proline-, glutamic acid- and leucine-rich protein 1 — protein sequence MEGEHNLHHQEQEQQISTELLRLRDSLQPIDLSLLQHNNPAAVRVPTPATASGVCQFHHHHPNQQCGATTPSGSNSMKRPSPDTSSAERRSKRHFWDQDSPDLQGFSSVSLPMSIAALTGNSSDGHPVLRRCVSDPTKPPTSAKGFSGSSPAAGTGSGLPPLPPSLRRTVSDVTPSPPKILSRSLSSEETTTPDFSMKVQKMKERFKEVLQLCHKALESEEEEEEEGGGEKEEVEGKENEEKEEEGKVRGGGEEEEFGECVVAEVPPQDNDNWKGEEEAVSVEWADRCVRIIFRCPCGRGYEVLLSENTCYYKLV from the exons atggaaggagagcATAACCTTCATCATCAAGAACAAGAACAACAAATATCCACCGAGTTGCTCCGACTCAGAGACTCACTTCAACCCATTGACCTCTCCTTGCTCCAACACAACAACCCCGCCGCCGTTCGTGTCCCAACTCCGGCCACCGCAAGTGGTGTATGCCagttccaccaccaccaccccaacCAGCAATGCGGCGCCACTACTCCTTCCGGCTCCAATTCAATGAAACGGCCCTCGCCGGACACCTCCTCCGCCGAACGGAGGTCTAAGAGGCACTTCTGGGATCAAGATAGCCCCGACCTTCAAGGATTCTCCTCCGTTTCGCTTCCGATGAGCATTGCCGCCCTCACCGGAAACAGCTCCGACGGCCACCCGGTTCTCCGCCGCTGTGTTTCCGACCCTACTAAGCCTCCAACTTCGGCGAAGGGTTTTTCCGGATCATCGCCTGCGGCAGGCACTGGTTCCGGGCTGCCACCACTGCCGCCGAGTCTGAGGAGGACTGTGTCTGATGTCACTCCTTCGCCGCCGAAGATCTTGTCTCGCTCATTGAGCTCTGAAGAAACCACCACTCCAGATTTTTCAATG AAGGTACAAAAGATGAAGGAACGCTTTAAAGAGGTTCTGCAATTGTGCCATAAAGCATTGGAATccgaggaggaggaagaagaagaaggaggaggagaaaaagaagaagttgaaggaaaagaaaatgaagaaaaagaagaagagggaaaagttagaggaggaggagaagaagaagaattcggaGAGTGTGTGGTTGCTGAAGTCCCACCTcag GACAATGATAAttggaaaggagaagaagaagctgtGAGTGTAGAGTGGGCTGATAGGTGTGTAAGAATTATTTTTAGGTGCCCTTGTGGAAGGGGTTATGAGGTTCTTCTCTCTGAAAACACATGCTACTACAAGTTGGTCTAG
- the LOC107637246 gene encoding uncharacterized protein LOC107637246 gives MEDSINQEATADNNASVNNNMPADTPIPNDAANDSHSQGSSNLRGKTDLAWKYVALQHVNGKPQYQCLFCLQGFNGGGIHRMKKHLAKMTGDVKKCPKVPYDVEKQMESLLKDIQASKKKRKESFGEEGGDEAIAQEEQEQQRTSSQQGVGGDPKKKAKVIPPMFAPRTTPGAQPSIKSVMQNKEAIHEVDKRFARWLLDCKIPFNAVMSPYFQDMLDGVAGIGPGYKGPSYDKLRVHLLADLKRESQMLVDSYRSVWKETGCTLMADGWTDQRQRTLINFLVYCSKGLCFLKSVDASSMVKNASHLCTLFSEVIEWIGPNNIVHVVTDNAANYVAVGRLINRKYDNIYWSPCAAYCLNLILKDISSMAHISNLAIRASKITVFVYNHMVFLSWLRERPKWREIVRPGATRFATVFITLKSIFDRKKELQQLVVDSIFTDHKLGRSATGRAVNAIILDAKFWDDCFTVCKLVSPLIYLLRVVDADDPPSLGYVYEGMLRAKDAIKEMFRQSKTAYQPST, from the exons ATGGAAGATAGTATTAACCAAGAAGCAACTGCTGATAACAATGCTTCTGTGAATAATAACATGCCTGCCGATACTCCTATTCCGAATGATGCTGCTAACGATAGTCATTCACAAGGTTCTTCTAACCTTAGGGGAAAAACAGATTTAGCTTGGAAATATGTTGCTCTACAACACGTGAATGGAAAACCACAATATCAATGTTTATTTTGTCTACAAGGTTTCAATGGAGGTGGAATTCACAGGATGAAGAAACATCTAGCAAAGATGACTGGAGACGTGAAAAAATGTCCTAAAGTTCCATATGATGTGGAAAAACAGATGGAAAGTTTGTTGAAAGATATTCAGgccagcaaaaagaaaagaaaagaaagttttggtgaagaGGGTGGTGATGAGGCAATAGCTCAAGAAGAACAGGAACAGCAGCGTACCTCGAGTCAGCAAGGAGTTGGAGGCGATCCAAAGAAAAAAGCCAAAGTCATTCCTCCTATGTTTGCACCAAGAACAACTCCAGGAGCTCAACCAAGTATTAAAAGTGTTATGCAAAACAAAGAGGCGATACACGAGGTTGATAAACGATTTGCTCGGTGGCTTTTGGATTGTAAAATTCCATTTAATGCTGTGATGTCGCCATATTTCCAAGATATGTTGGATGGTGTTGCTGGTATTGGACCTGGTTATAAGGGGCCTTCTTATGATAAGttaagggttcatttgttggcTGATCTTAAAAGAGAAAGTCAAATGCTAGTTGATAGTTATAGGAGTGTATGGAAGGAAACTGGATGTACCCTCATGGCTGATGGTTGGACAGATCAAAGACAAAGAACGTTAATCAATTTCTTGGTGTATTGTTCTAAAGGTTTGTGCTTTCTGAAATCAGTAGATGCTTCCAGTATGGTAAAAAATGCTTCACACTTGTGTACTTTATTTTCTGAGGTGATTGAATGGATTGGCCCAAATAATATTGTGCATGTTGTGACTGACAATGCGGCCAATTATGTTGCTGTTGGTAGGCTTATCAATAGAAAATATGATAATATCTATTGGTCACCATGTGCTGCTTATTGccttaatcttattttaaaagatATAAGCAGCATGGCGCATATTTCTAACCTTGCAATTCGTGCTTCAAAGATCACAGTATTTGTGTACAATCATATGGTTTTCTTATCTTGGCTAAGAGAAAGACCTAAGTGGAGAGAAATTGTACGTCCTGGTGCAACCCGGTTTGCAACTGTGTTTATTACATTGAAGAGCATCTTTGACCGTAAAAAGGAGTTGCAACAATTGGTTGTAGATTCAATTTTCACTGATCACAAATTAGGAAGGAGTGCTACTGGTAGAGCTGTGAATGCTATTATTCTGGATGCCAAATTTTGGGACGATTGCTTTACTGTATGTAAACTTGTGAGCCCTCTGATTTACTTGCTGAGGGTTGTTGATGCTGATGACCCCCCATCTTTGGGGTATGTTTATGAAGGAATGCTAAGGGCAAAAGATGCAATTAAGGAGATGTTTAGGCAATCCAAGACTGCATATCAGCC AAGCACCTGA
- the LOC107638121 gene encoding uncharacterized protein LOC107638121 → MRGLLDLVTLYCKCNNLDSVHAMKEIHLYRDRKESFDRQEVIPAASELKPDEWWRLFGGSAPCLQKIAVRILSQASASSGCERNWSLFDQIHTKRRNRLEHDRLNDIVYVTYNLRLKSRKEKEKRKQKTQHDPIDYESISQVDFWVTEEVVEKEPDLPSNVDDLLREIDADLYQSGGGSSGLYAASLSSADQGGNDGEDHPTEADLQQVLADFDN, encoded by the exons ATGCGAGGTTTGCTTGATCTTGTTACCTTGTATTGCAAGTGTAACAATTTGGATTCAGTTCATGCAATGAAAGAAATACATTTATATAGAGATCGGAAGGAAAGTTTTGATAGACAAGAAGTTATTCCAGCTGCATCTGAACTTAAGCCTG ATGAATGGTGGAGGTTATTCGGAGGCTCTGCTCCATGTCTACAAAAGATAGCTGTTCGCATTCTTAGCCAAGCATCTGCTTCTTCTGGGTGTGAGAGAAATTGGAGCCTTTTTGACCAGATTCAtacaaaaagaagaaatagattGGAGCATGATAGACTGAATGACATTGTTTATGTTACCTATAATTTGCGTCTTAAATCCAG gaaggaaaaagaaaaaagaaagcaaaagacaCAACATGATCCAATTGATTATGAAAGTATCAGTCAAGTTGACTTCTGGGTGACTGAAGAGGTTGTAGAGAAAGAGCCTGATCTTCCTAGTAATGTGGATGACTTATTGC gTGAAATTGATGCTGATTTATATCAAAGTGGCGGTGGTAGTAGTGGTCTTTATGCTGCATCTCTTTCTTCTGCTGATCAGGGTGGGAATGATGGTGAAGATCATCCCACCGAAGCAGATTTGCAACAAGTTCTTGCGGATTTTGATAATTGA
- the LOC107637245 gene encoding serine/threonine-protein phosphatase 7 long form homolog codes for MATNGAANGARSEKLRGFKSMSRVWNLGNVLPRLLLDSRGSRMLQCDHYMPSDPYNPIVEGHLRDIGFYHVSHIGVVQYQSALVNALIERWRLETHIFHFSIGECAVTLEDAAIILGLPMNDLPVTGPTLSSYEALEAECLNQFGVAPRKADFRGSFIKLTWFRGLKDRLVLADDIHIQRYVKCHIMLLFGTVMFRDKSGATVHWKFLPLFCNFTKIIQFSWGSACLSHLYRALYRATRVDCKEIDGALTLLLTWAWNRLPFLAPIPGNSRLFPITNR; via the exons ATGGCCACAAATGGTGCAGCGAACGGAGCTCGGAGCGAAAAGTTACGTGGATTTAAGTCAATGTCAAGGGTTTGGAACCTTGGAAATGTTCTTCCTCGTCTCTTGCTGGATTCCAGA GGTTCACGGATGTTGCAATGTGACCACTACATGCCGTCGGATCCGTACAATCCAATAGTGGAGGGGCATTTACGGGACATCGGCTTTTATCACGTTTCACATATTGGAGTTGTCCAATATCAGTCGGCATTGGTTAATGCTTTGATCGAGAGATGGCGCCTTGAGACTCACATATTCCATTTTTCAATTGGTGAGTGTGCTGTGACGCTGGAGGACGCGGCGATAATTCTTGGTCTTCCGATGAATGATCTGCCAGTTACAGGACCGACACTCAGTAGTTATGAGGCGTTAGAGGCTGAATGCTTAAATCAGTTTGGTGTTGCACCTAGGAAGGCGGACTTTAGAGGAAGTTTCATCAAGTTGACATGGTTTCGAGGATTGAAGGATCGTTTAGTGTTGGCTGATGATATTCACATTCAGAGGTACGTGAAGTGTCACATAATGTTATTGTTTGGGACCGTTATGTTTAGAGATAAGTCTGGGGCAACGGTGCACTGGAAGTTTCTACCGTTATTCTGTAATTTTACTAAGATCATACAGTTTAGTTGGGGATCGGCATGCCTATCACACCTGTATAGAGCGTTGTATAGGGCAACTCGTGTCGACTGTAAGGAGATTGATGGTGCACTGACACTTTTACTTACCTGGGCTTGGAACCGTCTACCATTTCTTGCGCCGATTCCTGGCAATTCTCGACTCTTTCCGATTACAAATAGGTAA
- the LOC110271326 gene encoding UDP-glycosyltransferase 89B2-like isoform X2: protein MADESKNLHIVMFPFLAFGHILPFYELAKLIAQKGHKISFISTPRNIKRLPKPPLNLQPFLELIELPLPQVENLPQNAESTMDIPHHMVPYLKKAFDGLEEPLRVTDAFRIQESIRGAAAIFIRSCMEVEGEQELNSMVVEGMKVGVKVERNEGDGKFTRYSIAKALRTMMFQEEGKSCKRHAEEKKNKIFGSMEIQQKYIDDFVDYMQIHRPIKNN from the exons ATGGCTGATGAATCTAAGAACCTTCACATAGTTATGTTTCCATTCCTTGCATTTGGTCACATTCTTCCATTCTACGAGCTTGCAAAACTCATAGCTCAAAAGGGTCACAAAATTTCATTCATTTCCACACCTAGAAACATCAAACGCCTCCCTAAACCGCCACTAAATTTACAACCTTTTTTAGAACTTATAGAACTTCCTTTGCCCCAAGTAGAAAATCTCCCTCAAAATGCAGAATCAACTATGGATATTCCACACCACATGGTACCATATCTCAAGAAGGCTTTTGATGGTCTTGAAGAACCTTTGA GGGTTACAGATGCATTTCGAATTCAAGAATCCATTCGAGGTGCTGCTGCGATTTTTATAAGAAGTTGCATGGAGGTTGAAG GTGAGCAAGAGTTGAATTCTATGGTTGTGGAAGGAATGAAAGTAGGGGTAAAAGTGGAAAGAAATGAAGGTGATGGAAAATTCACAAGATATTCCATAGCCAAGGCATTGAGAACTATGATGTTCCAAGAGGAAGGAAAGAGTTGTAAAAGGCATGCAGAGGAGAAGAAGAACAAGATATTTGGGAGCATGGAGATTCAGCAAAAATACATTGATGACTTTGTTGATTATATGCAAATTCATAGACCTATtaagaataattaa
- the LOC110271326 gene encoding putative UDP-rhamnose:rhamnosyltransferase 1 isoform X1: protein MADESKNLHIVMFPFLAFGHILPFYELAKLIAQKGHKISFISTPRNIKRLPKPPLNLQPFLELIELPLPQVENLPQNAESTMDIPHHMVPYLKKAFDGLEEPLRVTDAFRIQESIRGAAAIFIRSCMEVEGESIRYLENLCKKPVIPIGLLPPPLPQNSNQDNNKDENWNTILKWLDEQEKESVIYVAFGSEVTLSDEEFIEINMGLHLSGCPFFWVLKNKKNIPNESNNNKLGIIWNGWAPQLKILAHKSIGGFLSHCGWSSIIESLEFGCPLILLPFQGEQELNSMVVEGMKVGVKVERNEGDGKFTRYSIAKALRTMMFQEEGKSCKRHAEEKKNKIFGSMEIQQKYIDDFVDYMQIHRPIKNN from the exons ATGGCTGATGAATCTAAGAACCTTCACATAGTTATGTTTCCATTCCTTGCATTTGGTCACATTCTTCCATTCTACGAGCTTGCAAAACTCATAGCTCAAAAGGGTCACAAAATTTCATTCATTTCCACACCTAGAAACATCAAACGCCTCCCTAAACCGCCACTAAATTTACAACCTTTTTTAGAACTTATAGAACTTCCTTTGCCCCAAGTAGAAAATCTCCCTCAAAATGCAGAATCAACTATGGATATTCCACACCACATGGTACCATATCTCAAGAAGGCTTTTGATGGTCTTGAAGAACCTTTGA GGGTTACAGATGCATTTCGAATTCAAGAATCCATTCGAGGTGCTGCTGCGATTTTTATAAGAAGTTGCATGGAGGTTGAAGGTGAGTCTATAAGATATCTTGAAAATCTTTGCAAGAAACCAGTTATTCCAATTGGGTTGTTGCCACCACCTTTACCACAAAATAGTAATCAAGACAATAACAAAGATGAAAATTGGAACACAATTCTTAAGTGGTTAGATGAACAAGAAAAAGAGTCAGTGATTTATGTAGCATTTGGAAGTGAAGTAACACTAAGTGATGAAGAGTTCATTGAGATAAATATGGGATTGCATCTATCTGGTTGTCCATTTTTTTGGGTtctcaagaataaaaaaaatatccctAATGAGTCAAATAATAACAAACTTGGAATTATATGGAATGGTTGGGCACCACAGTTAAAAATATTAGCACATAAGTCTATTGGAGGGTTTTTGAGTCATTGTGGTTGGAGTTCCATAATAGAGTCTCTTGAATTTGGTTGTCCACTTATTTTATTGCCCTTCCAAGGTGAGCAAGAGTTGAATTCTATGGTTGTGGAAGGAATGAAAGTAGGGGTAAAAGTGGAAAGAAATGAAGGTGATGGAAAATTCACAAGATATTCCATAGCCAAGGCATTGAGAACTATGATGTTCCAAGAGGAAGGAAAGAGTTGTAAAAGGCATGCAGAGGAGAAGAAGAACAAGATATTTGGGAGCATGGAGATTCAGCAAAAATACATTGATGACTTTGTTGATTATATGCAAATTCATAGACCTATtaagaataattaa